In the genome of uncultured Sphaerochaeta sp., the window CAATGTTTGCAAGCGGCTCTCCCATTCCCATATAGACGATGTGCGTGATGGGCTGGTCGCTCACCCCGAGCAGATGGACATACTGCTCGATGATCTCTTCTGCACTGAGGTTGCGCAGCAGCCCCATCGTCCCGGTCCTGCAGAAGGTGCAGCCCATGGCACAGCCTACCTGGCTGGAAAGGCAGGCGGTATGGCGCCCTTTCTTGTCGATGAGCAGCACGCACTCCACGATTTTTCCGTCATGCAGGCGTATGCCCATCTTGGTGGCACCGCTCTCGTCGCTTTCGCTGGTTTCGATGGTGGAGGATGAGGCCGAGCTCATCAGGCCCGAAAGCCGTTCGCGTTCACTCTTGGGCAGGTTGGTCATCTCCTCGAAGGAGGTGACCCCTTTTGTGAGCCACTGGTATATCTGCTTTCCGTAAAAGCTCTTGGGGAGCGAGAGTACTTCTGTCAGGGTGGGGGCATCAAGCCCATAAAGGGAGAGGGGTATGTTCTTTTGGTTTTCCATAGTGTGAGTATACCTATTTGAGCATGGAAATGATAGCAATCGCCACACCGGTGATGCCTTCACCTCCAAGCAAGCCGCTGGCCACGAGCCCGCTCTGCTGGCCGAGCTCTTCCTTGCTCCATTTCTTGCCCAGGATTCGCTTGATCAAAACTGAGAGCAAGGCTCCCAAGCCCATGATTGAGGAGATGTAAATGGGAAGATAGACGCCCAGCCCCAGGGTTGCACTCGGCAGTTTTGCCAGGAAGAGCACCAAGCCGAGTCCCAGGCCGATGAGGAATGCCGGGATGTTCTGGAGGCCTCCGACCATGGCAGCAACTGCGGCAGCCTGGGGAGCCGGAAGCTCTGCTGTCCCGAAGCCGCCGAAGGAAGCTTTCATGATGAGCAGGACAAACACGGAGAGAACGGCTCCCACCACACCTCCGATGCCCTCTCCCAGGATTTGCTGACGGGGATCGGTCTTCAGCAGGTGTCCGCTCTTCAGGTCGTTCATGACATCACCGGTGAGACCGCATGCCACCGCTACGATGGCCGCAATGCTGAAGGAGGCGATCAGGCTGGGCTTGCTGATGAGCTGGATGACCAGCAGCACGAGGATGCCGAAGATTTCCATGGGGTTGATGCCGGTTTGCCCGGTAAGCATGCCCGAGAGGTAGGTTGCCAGATAGATGCCTGCCATGAGTACCAAGGACTCGACCAGGCCGAGCTCGGTGCCCAGTGAGAGCAGGATGACAGCGAAGAAGAGGATGAGCACGATGAGCAGGCGCGTTGTGGAGGAGAGTGTCTCCGGCTTCTCCTCAAGCTTCTTGAGGGCTGTGAGCTTGGAGTAGACTGCTTTGAAGAAGACGCCAAGGCCGGTTCCTATCATCAGGCCGATGCCAAGGTTGGAACGGAAAATATCTGCTTCAGCCATGGAGGCGAACAACCCTTGGGTGATGCCGATGGGGGTCAGCAGGTAGTAACCGAAGATTGCTCCGCCAAACCAGACCAAGGCAAAGAGGGGGCCGATGATCGCCCCGATACCCATTGCCATGGGCGAGACCCAGATGGAGAAGGCGGGAAAGAGTGCATTTCCCCCATAGATGCCCAGGAGGGCCGGAATCTTGGAAAAACCGTCACGCAGGACGGTGAAGATGACCGAACCGCCCATGGACGCAAAGAGTGTCCGGGCTCCCTTGCCACCCTGTTTTCCTGCTATGAGGGTATTGTAACTGGCAATTCCCATGGGGTAGGGCAACTCTTCCTCAATGATCAGTTTCTTGCGGTACAGTGAGGAGAAGAGGGTTCCCAGGATTGCTCCCACCACGGCCAAAACAATCAGGCTGGAAATGGAAAAGGATGCGGTGGGGTCGATCATCCACAGTCCAGGCAAGGTGAACGCCAAGCCTCCGGCAACCATGGCTCCGCTGCTCATGATGGTATGGGTTACGTTGATCTCCTGCAAGCTGGAGTTCTTTGCCTTCCCGAGGGCTGCAAGGCTGACTACGGTGACAAAGATGGTTGGCCAGGGGAGAGCCCCCATTCTGAGTGCCACATACATGCTGCTCGCGGTGATGACCAGAAGTCCTGCAATGCCGATGATGGTTGCGCGTAGGGTAAGGTGTCTCTGCATTCTTTACACTTCCTCTTCTGGGTGTATAGTACAAAGGATTGCCGAAAAACGCCAGAGCCTGTCTGGCGCGGTCTGGCCCCGTGCCTTTGCAATAACGCATGCCCATGCTATAGTGGTAGCAACAAACTATCGTAGGAGGAATCCTACAAAGGGAGAAATCTATGAAGAGAGTACTGTTTGTCTTGCTGCTGGTTGCACTTGCACTGGTTCCTGCTACTGCAGCGGAACGCGTTTCGAAAACAGACCTGGCTGTAGGTTTGAATCTTGGCTCCAACTCTGGTGTTGGTGTTCAGTATCGCATGAATGATTTCGACTTGATCGGTAACCTTGGCTTTGGATTCATCGGGGGTTCCAATCTTTCCTTCGACGCTGCCGCCAACTATAAGATAACCGAATTCAATATTGATAAGGCCCAGTTTGATGTGACGGTCGGTGGTGGTGTTGCCATGGCAGTTCCCCTTGGTGAGGGAGACTTCCGTTTGGCAGCCATTGCACCGGTTGGTGTAGTCTATAGCATGAATGACCGCGACTTCCCGCTTGACTTCTATCTGCGTGTCGCTCCTGGTCTGCAAGTCATTCCTGCCATTGATTTCTACTTTGCCGGATATCTTGGTGCACTGTGGAGATTCAACTGACAGCTCGTTGACTCGTATAGCTGAAAAATGGTGCCGTTCCTTCCGGGATGGCACCATTTTTCTTGCATTCTCTCCTTCCTGTCTTCTCTCAAGCGTTGCGGAACGGATGGAGCGGACCTTGGAAGCGATTCTGGATTCGTGTTTTCACCACAATGCCATCCTCGGTGTAGTCGATACTCTCGACCTGCCCGAAACGGTGGATATGGGCCACCAGATCATGGCGTGAATTGGGAAGGACATAGACAGTGGTCGGACAGAGCTCATGAAGCGTCTCTCCCATCTGCTTGAGAAGATCATCGATACCCGCTCCGGTCTTGATCGAAGTCTCAAGCACGGGGTTGTACAGGGTTCTGAGCCGTGAGACGGAGAACCCATCCTGGACCAGGTCCATCTTGTTTGCCAGTACGATGGCCGGCTTGTCTGTGCATCCCAGTTCCTCCAGCACTTCGACGGTTGTGGCATAGTTTGCCAGCATATCCGGATGTGAGGCATCGCAGACGATGATCAGGAAGTCTGCATACTTCGCTTCTTCCAATGTGCTCTTGAACGCATCCACCAGGGTGTGGGGAAGATCGCTGACAAAGCCTACGGTGTCGGAGAGCAAGATCTCCTCACCGCCGGGAAGTTTCACCTGGCGGGTAGTGGGGTCGAGGGTTGCAAAGAGCTTGTCCTCCACCAACACTCCTGCATTGGTGAGGGCATTGAGCAGGCTCGACTTGCCGCTGTTCGTGTAGCCGACGATGGCACCGGTGGGGATGCTCCCCTCAATGCGGGCACTGCGTTGGATGCTGCGCTGTTGCACCACCTTCTCCAACTGGGCTTTGAGCGCGACGATGCGGTCCTGGACCTGGCGTCGGTCAAGCTCAAGCTGCTTCTCACCTTCGCCTCTGGTGCCCTTGACGCCACCCTGCTGCCGACCCAGACTCGTCCAGCGACGGGTGAGTCGGGGCAGGGAGTACTCGAGGCGGGCAAGCTCAACCTGAAGCACTGCTTCCTTGGTTGCGGCACGGTCTGCAAAAATCTGCAGGATGACCTCATCGCGGTCGATGACCGTGATCTCCCAGATCTTCTCCAGGTTGCGTTGGACACGCGGATTGATCTGGCGATCGAAGATGACCAGATTGACGCCAAGCTCATCGATGAGAGCCTTGACCACCTCCACCTTGCCGCTGCCGATCAGGGTGGCGCTGTTGGTCTGTCTGAGACTGATCTGCTCAACACGCAGGGTATCGCTGCCCATGGTGTCCACCAGAGCTTTGAGCTCTTCGCCGCGTCGGTTGCTCTCTTGTGTGGATTCTTGTGGTTCGGTGAGGACCAAGAGCAGTGCCTGCTGTTTGGTTTCCTGAATTTCGTGTATGTGTTTGCCTTTGGAAATCGGCTGTTCTTCGCCGTTGTTGTTTTGGATACCCATTGGAGTTGACTATAGGCTCTGGTTATCATGCAAGTCAATATGTGCTACACTGCCGCTACGGTTCCACTGAGCCGAATATGAGGTATACCATGGGTTTAAATTGCGGCATTGTCGGTCTGCCAAACGTTGGCAAATCCACAATCTTTTCCGCCCTGACGGCAGCTCCTGCCGAAGTTGCGAACTATCCGTTCTGTACAATCGACCCCAATGTGGGTATTGTTTCCGTTCCTGATCCCCGCTTGGATCAGATTGTCTCCCTGATTCCTCCCCAGAAGGTGGTTCCCGCCACCTTTGAGTTCGTGGACATCGCAGGCCTGGTGGCCGGAGCTTCGAAGGGAGAGGGCCTGGGCAACCGTTTCCTCGCATCCATCCGTGAGGTTGGAGTCATCGCCCACGTGGTGCGTTGTTTTGACAACGGGGACATCATCCATGTGAACAACCGCATCGATCCTGCAGGCGACATCGAGACGATCAACATTGAGCTTGCCCTCGCTGACCTGGACACGGTCACCAACCGCTGGGCAAAGCAGATGAAACTCACCCGCCTGAGCAAGGAAGCGCAGAAGGAGAACGAGAAGGTTCTGCCCCTGCTCACCCGCCTCAAGGAGTGTCTGGAGGACGGCAAGCCCGCCCGCAGCCTCGCCCTGGAGGAAGAGGAACTTGCACAGGTCCATGACCTGCACCTGATCACGCTCAAACCGGTCATCTATGTCTGCAATGTGGATGAGGAAGGCATTGTTGAGGAAAATGACTATGTGAAGCAGGTGCGCTCCATCGCCAAGGAAGAGCACTCCGATGTGGTGGTCATCTGCGGCAAGATCGAGTCGGAGATTGCTGTCCTGGAGACTGCGGAAGAGAAGCAGGAGTTTCTCGAGGCAGTCGGTCTGAAGGAGTCGGGGCTCAACCAGTTGATCCGCAGCGCCTACCACACCTTGGGAATGCGCACCTTCTTCACCGCAGGCTCCGATGAGGACCGTGCGTGGACCTTCCATGCCGGATACAAGGCACCGCAAGCAGCAGGGGTCATCCACACGGACTTCGAGAAGGGCTTCATCAAGGCTGAGGTGTACAACTGTGAGGACCTTTTCCTCTACAAGAGTGAGCAGAAGGTCAAAGAGGCCGGCAAGCTCAGGATGGAAGGAAAAGAGTATGTGGTGCAGGATGGGGACATCATGCACTTCAGGTTCAATGTGTAAGACAGAAGATGATGAAAATAGGCGGCAAAAACTTGCCGCCTATTTTCATTGCGTGAGCATGTATTGTCCTAATCCAGGTATTTCACAGCCAGACCTGTCGCAACCCATTTGCTCGTATTGTAGAAAATATACGTGTTGGACGTAATGAGATCTGTCTTGATGTTGATGACTTCATCGGCACCCATCTTCTTGGCTTCCTCCAACAACGCGACATAGGAACTTTCCGTACCCCAACTGAAGAGAGATACTCTTGGAGAGATTCCAAGGGCTCCAAAAGCGGAATACTCAACTTTTACGCTGCCCAGCACTTCGACTGCCTTTTCCTTGATGGGGATTGCCGTACCATTGTCATTGCTTTTTCCTGCTGTCAGCGTTGAACAGGATGACAAAAGAGCGACCAACACCAACACCAATACCACCATGATTCCTTGAGACTTTCGCATACTTCCTCCTTGCAAATGGTACAGATGTGAAAAATCACTATCTGTAGTGGAAAAAATGAAAAAAATACTACAATAAGCAAAAAATTATCGCCAATTGCATATATTATCACAGAAATTGGAGAAAAGGATTTTTTTTTCGGTTTTTTATTGCAAGGATGGGTTTCCATTCCCAAAAGGAAACGTATTTCCTTCCCGTTCTCCTCTCGTGTACAACAAAATACCCACAGGAAAATTGTGGGTATTCAGGAAAGGAGACACAACGCAGTAATGAATTCACTGATGGTTGCAGCAGGTGAGAGCGTATGGATTTACTGCCACTGCACGCTGAAGGTGATGGGCTTTGCAAGCAAGAGGAAATCGATAAGAGGGAAGCTGAACTCATAGACCTGGTCGCTGATCTTCTTTCCGCCGGTGAAGGTGGTGATGGGCCCCGGCGTTTCGATGCGCAAGGTGATGAAGGACTGCTCGATGGCAGGGGGGCCTTCCTCCCCAAGCATGAAGCTGATCATCTCCAGATAGTCTGCTTCGCTCAAGCCCTGGTTGTAGACCGGGCCGAAGGCCTCGAAGTTCTCATCAGCAAGGAACGGAATGACCGGCACGAGTTGGCTGTAGTTGTCCATGGAGAGAAAGAAGGTGAGGCTCTTTCCCTCTACCTTCAGCAAGCTCTGGTTGGCACCTGCCCCCAGATCGCTGATCAATTGCATGAGATTGGTGAATATGAAGGTTCCCTCATAGGCATTGTCATTGAGTTTGGTGAAGGCCACGTCGCGGGTCGTATAGCTGTAGTTCAGTGCGCGCTCGAAATCCTTGATGGCCTTGTCCATCAACGAATCATCCCCTTCCTGGGGGATGAACTCACTGAAGTCCTGAAGCACTGCCAGGAAAAAATCTTCGACGGTAAAGTCGAAGGCAGAGACATGGGAACTTGTATTGCTGAACGAGATACGCTCGGTAACCGTGCAACTGGTTGTAAAAAGAAGGGCGACAAGAATAAGGGATGCGCCCAAGAGATGGAGTTTCGTTCGATTCACCGGTTTTCTTCCTTTCTGCCTAACTGTACGGGATTTTTTTCCACTTCTCAACAGGAAGTGCATGCAATTGTTCTACTTCAACGGAATAAACAGCAGTTGGCCATCCTCCTGGGCTTGGATCACATACTCCTGCTCCTCTTGCTCAGGGAACCTGTCAAGGAAGGCCCCAAAGCTCAACCGGTCCAACTCGGAGAGTTGGTCCAAGCCATAGAAGAGACGGATGGTGGGGCTCTCTTGGAAGGTCTGCAGGAAGGCGATGCCCTGATGCAGCTCCATATAGGAGAGAAGGGCCGGTTCGTAGGCTTGCTTGCCCAATTTCTTCATCAGGCTTCGCACAAAGGCTTCCTGAACTGAGAAGATATCGATTTCTTCCCGAGATTGCCCGCTCTTTTTCAGGTAAAAGGCAAGATAGGAGTCGAAAAGGTTGAGTACCTGGTGGGCCTTGAGATCGAGTGCTTCACACAGCTTTCCCATCCACATGCCTGCCTGTCCTTGGGTGAAGAAGAGGTCGGCTGCATCCTTGAGGACAAGGGCCTTGCGGATATCGGAGGCGGGAAACGTGGGCGAGCTCTGGATCGTATAGGGAGCCTCTTCCAGGTACTTGATACCGAATGCATGCGCCTGGTCGGCAACCAAGGTGCCGGGCAGCAGGGAGAGCGGGAAGATATCGAGGTTGCTGGGCTTGAGTCCGATTGCGTAGTCGAGACTCTTGGTGAAAGCCTGTAGGCTGTCCAAAGGAAGGCCGATGATCAGATCAAGGCCAAAGGGGATGCCCCGTTCGTTGAGAAGGTTCACTCTCTTGGCAAACGTGTCGGGGACAAAACTTCTGTTCGCCTGCTTGAGCACTGCCGGGTCACTGCTCTGCAGCCCTATCTGCAACGAGCAGTTGATGCGGGAAAAGGCATCTGCGAGTTGCTTGTCGAGCAGCTCAGCCCTGATTTCAAAGACAAAGTGAATTTCACCTGATCTGGCTTCGATGAGCGACAACAACGCAAGCGTACGCTGCTTGTCCATATTGAAGGTAGGGTCGAGGACGTAGATTTCTCCCACGTTGTGTGCTGAGAGATAGTCCAGCTCCGCTTCCAGCCGCTCGGTGGGAAAATGCCTGACCGAGCGCTGTCCCCGTGACTCAAAACAGAAGCTGCAGTGAAAGGGGCAGCCGCGGGTCATCTCCCACAGCACGGAGGCCCCTTCGGTGAGGAAAGGATCGGCAAGACCTTGCAAAATAGGGGAGGAGAGCTCGCTCAGCTGGGGAGATGGTGCATAGGATAGGTGCTTCAAATCGGTTACCAGACCGTTGCCCTGCACCTCCTTGCCTTCCTCCCATTGGGAGATTGCCTGCACCACGGCCTCTTCTCCTTCGCCGACAACCAGGAAGGAAAGGAGGTTCAGGTCAAAGCTTTCCGGGTTTGCGGTTGCCTCCGGTCCCCCGGCGAAGATGCATGCCCCAGGCAATTCTTCGGTGAGGGTTGAGAGAAACCTGTCCATCCATTCCCTATTCCAAAGGTATACGGAAAGGCCGATCACCTCACCGTGCTCACATGCCACCTTATGGGCCGCTTTCACCGGATCGTCGGCGAGGGTGAAGGGGTGATGCACGCAAGCATGGCCTTTTGCAAGCAATGAGCTTTGGATGCAGAGGGCCCCCAAGGGGTAGCTGAGGTTTCCCTCTTCAAGGCAACAGGAGACAAGGTGTATGGTCATAGTCAGATAGTAGCCTGCCACCCAATCTCTTGCAAGGAGGGCCTCTGCGTGTATAGTGTAAGGTATGAGACGCTTTCTGGCCCTGTTGCTGCTTGTGCATGCTGCATCCCTGTTTGCAGCACCTCTCTCTCTGGAGGTGACAGGCTTGTACCCCAATCAGATCCATCTGACGTGGGAAGCCGTTGAAGGGGCCGACTACTATGACCTGTATCTCGACGGCAAGCCGATGGCGCGAACAACCGATGCGTTTGCAGTTCTGGGTTCGAACGAGGAGAGTCTTCTTTCCCATACCGGGTACCAGATTATTGTTGCAGCCAGAAAGAGGGGTGACATCGATCTTGCGGCAGGTATGAAACGGGTGGTCACTCCCGGTTGGGAAGGTAGGTACCGATGGGAGAATGTCACCGGCGACGACAACAAGGGGAAGTGCAGGCATTTGGATTTCACGGTTGTCTGGAAGGATGGTTCCTATGAGGTGTATGCCCAGTATGAAACGATGTACCGCATCTTCCCCTTGGTGCCCGATCACCTGACAGGAGAGGAAGTCAGTTGGGACGGGGATGAGGTGTACCAACTGGCGTATCGGGCAAATGCAGAGGTGTTCAACACCACATCGTACAAACCGAAAAGTTGGAGTGTCACAAAGTTGGAACGGGGTGCTGACATCCTTTCTGTCGAGGTGAGGACACGGGTGGGATCTCTTCGGTTCACTACCCGTTCGAGGTACACCTTCGCCCTTTCCCCTAAAGGGGAAGCGTTGCTCTTTTTTGAGACCAAGGGGGATGGACTGGCATCCTGGGGTCTTTTCCAAAGTCCGAATCCAGGGGAGAAAGGAGTCTTTGGGTGTGTGTTTCTCGGCCCATGAAAGCGGAAAACCTGCAAACGGTATACGTTGACAAAAGCTGAGAGCCCCAGTATATGTTGTAACCTAAGGCCTCGTGTCTTGAGGAGAACATTGCATGGATGATGCCAAAACCCTGATCATAGTTGAGTCGCCCACCAAAGCGAAGACCATCACGAAATTCCTGCCCAAGGAGTGCAAGGTGGTTGCCAGCAAAGGCCATATCCGTGACCTTCCCGAGGAACGCATGGCCATAGATGTGGATAAGGACTTTGCCTGTGAGTATCAGGTGGTAAGCGGCAAGGAGAGCCTGATCAAGGAGCTGAAAAGCAGCCTCAAGGGAGCTTCCCGCCTGCTGCTGGCAACTGATGAGGACCGTGAGGGGGAAAGCATCTCATGGCATCTTCTGGAAGTCCTCAAGCCCAAGATTCCCTACCAGCGGATGGTTTTCCATGAAATTACCAAGGGGGCCATCACCAAGGCTCTTGAGCAGGGCAGGGAGTTGGATGAGAATCTGGTCATGGCGCAGGAAGGCCGGAGGGTTGTTGACCGTTTGTACGGGTACACGCTCTCTCCCACCCTCTGGAGAAAGCTCTCCAACAAGAAGCTGTCGGCAGGAAGGGTCCAGTCGGTCGGTCTGAGGCTGACTGTTGAACGTGAGCGCCTGCGACTGCAGTTTTTGCAGACTACGTACTACGATGCAAAAGCGGAGCTGCTCTCGGAGGCTCATCGAGGCTTTGAGGCGAAGTTGACCTCCTATCAGGGACAAAGTATTGCAGGAAGCAAGGACTTTGACTCAAACACCGGTGTGTACAAGGAAAAGACCAATACCCTGTTGCTGCAGAAAGAGCAGATCGAGGCCATTGTCAAGGAGCTCGAAGGGGAAGACTATCGGGTCGAGGACATCCAGCGCAAACCGTTTGTCACCCGTCCGAGCATCCCCTTCACCACCAGCACACTCCAGCAGGATGCGATCAAGAAGTTGCACATCAGTGCTTCCGATACGATGCGCATCGCCCAGAAGCTCTACGAGAACGGGTTCATCACCTACATGAGAACCGACAGCCCCTCCTTGAGCCAGGAGGGAACGCATGCATCCAGGTCCTTGGTTGAATCCCTGTACGGCAAGGAGTATCTCTCCTCGTCCCCACGGTATTTCGCCGCCAAGAGCGCAGGGGCCCAGGAAGCGCATGAGGCCATCCGTCCTGCAGGGGAGACCTTTGTCCATCCTTCCGAGACCCATCTCCTGGGCAAGGAGTTGGCTCTGTATGAGCTGATCTGGAAACGGACGCTGGCAAGCCAGATGGCAGAGGCGAAGAAGGCCACCACGACGGTTCGGATCAAGGCTGGTGCCGGTGAATTCACGGCAACCGGGACGGAGATTGTGTTCCCGGGTTTCCTGCGGGCTTATGTGGAAGGCAGCGATGATCCCGAGGCAGCCCTTGATGACAAGGAGTCCTTGTTGCCAGAGCTGAGGGTGGGGCAGTTGTGCGAGCTCAAGTCCTTGGTATCCAGCGAGCACCAGACGAAGAGTCCTGCACGCTTTACCGAGGCTTCCTTGGTCCAGGAGCTGGAAAAACGGGGTATCGGGCGCCCGTCCACCTACGCCACCATCATCAAGACGTTGCTCGACCGCCGCTACGTGGTCAAGGACGGTTCGGCTTTGGCCCCTACGTTCATGGGGTTTGCCGTCTGCCAATTCCTGGAGACCAACTTCTCCCAGTTCGTGGACTATGATTTCACCTCCATGATGGAGGATGGACTGGACAAGATTGCCAGCGGTGAGCTGGATAAGGTTGCCTTCCTCTCCTC includes:
- a CDS encoding OPT/YSL family transporter, whose amino-acid sequence is MQRHLTLRATIIGIAGLLVITASSMYVALRMGALPWPTIFVTVVSLAALGKAKNSSLQEINVTHTIMSSGAMVAGGLAFTLPGLWMIDPTASFSISSLIVLAVVGAILGTLFSSLYRKKLIIEEELPYPMGIASYNTLIAGKQGGKGARTLFASMGGSVIFTVLRDGFSKIPALLGIYGGNALFPAFSIWVSPMAMGIGAIIGPLFALVWFGGAIFGYYLLTPIGITQGLFASMAEADIFRSNLGIGLMIGTGLGVFFKAVYSKLTALKKLEEKPETLSSTTRLLIVLILFFAVILLSLGTELGLVESLVLMAGIYLATYLSGMLTGQTGINPMEIFGILVLLVIQLISKPSLIASFSIAAIVAVACGLTGDVMNDLKSGHLLKTDPRQQILGEGIGGVVGAVLSVFVLLIMKASFGGFGTAELPAPQAAAVAAMVGGLQNIPAFLIGLGLGLVLFLAKLPSATLGLGVYLPIYISSIMGLGALLSVLIKRILGKKWSKEELGQQSGLVASGLLGGEGITGVAIAIISMLK
- the hflX gene encoding GTPase HflX, encoding MGIQNNNGEEQPISKGKHIHEIQETKQQALLLVLTEPQESTQESNRRGEELKALVDTMGSDTLRVEQISLRQTNSATLIGSGKVEVVKALIDELGVNLVIFDRQINPRVQRNLEKIWEITVIDRDEVILQIFADRAATKEAVLQVELARLEYSLPRLTRRWTSLGRQQGGVKGTRGEGEKQLELDRRQVQDRIVALKAQLEKVVQQRSIQRSARIEGSIPTGAIVGYTNSGKSSLLNALTNAGVLVEDKLFATLDPTTRQVKLPGGEEILLSDTVGFVSDLPHTLVDAFKSTLEEAKYADFLIIVCDASHPDMLANYATTVEVLEELGCTDKPAIVLANKMDLVQDGFSVSRLRTLYNPVLETSIKTGAGIDDLLKQMGETLHELCPTTVYVLPNSRHDLVAHIHRFGQVESIDYTEDGIVVKTRIQNRFQGPLHPFRNA
- the ychF gene encoding redox-regulated ATPase YchF yields the protein MGLNCGIVGLPNVGKSTIFSALTAAPAEVANYPFCTIDPNVGIVSVPDPRLDQIVSLIPPQKVVPATFEFVDIAGLVAGASKGEGLGNRFLASIREVGVIAHVVRCFDNGDIIHVNNRIDPAGDIETINIELALADLDTVTNRWAKQMKLTRLSKEAQKENEKVLPLLTRLKECLEDGKPARSLALEEEELAQVHDLHLITLKPVIYVCNVDEEGIVEENDYVKQVRSIAKEEHSDVVVICGKIESEIAVLETAEEKQEFLEAVGLKESGLNQLIRSAYHTLGMRTFFTAGSDEDRAWTFHAGYKAPQAAGVIHTDFEKGFIKAEVYNCEDLFLYKSEQKVKEAGKLRMEGKEYVVQDGDIMHFRFNV
- a CDS encoding DUF6567 family protein; this encodes MRKSQGIMVVLVLVLVALLSSCSTLTAGKSNDNGTAIPIKEKAVEVLGSVKVEYSAFGALGISPRVSLFSWGTESSYVALLEEAKKMGADEVINIKTDLITSNTYIFYNTSKWVATGLAVKYLD
- a CDS encoding B12-binding domain-containing radical SAM protein — encoded protein: MTIHLVSCCLEEGNLSYPLGALCIQSSLLAKGHACVHHPFTLADDPVKAAHKVACEHGEVIGLSVYLWNREWMDRFLSTLTEELPGACIFAGGPEATANPESFDLNLLSFLVVGEGEEAVVQAISQWEEGKEVQGNGLVTDLKHLSYAPSPQLSELSSPILQGLADPFLTEGASVLWEMTRGCPFHCSFCFESRGQRSVRHFPTERLEAELDYLSAHNVGEIYVLDPTFNMDKQRTLALLSLIEARSGEIHFVFEIRAELLDKQLADAFSRINCSLQIGLQSSDPAVLKQANRSFVPDTFAKRVNLLNERGIPFGLDLIIGLPLDSLQAFTKSLDYAIGLKPSNLDIFPLSLLPGTLVADQAHAFGIKYLEEAPYTIQSSPTFPASDIRKALVLKDAADLFFTQGQAGMWMGKLCEALDLKAHQVLNLFDSYLAFYLKKSGQSREEIDIFSVQEAFVRSLMKKLGKQAYEPALLSYMELHQGIAFLQTFQESPTIRLFYGLDQLSELDRLSFGAFLDRFPEQEEQEYVIQAQEDGQLLFIPLK
- the topA gene encoding type I DNA topoisomerase codes for the protein MDDAKTLIIVESPTKAKTITKFLPKECKVVASKGHIRDLPEERMAIDVDKDFACEYQVVSGKESLIKELKSSLKGASRLLLATDEDREGESISWHLLEVLKPKIPYQRMVFHEITKGAITKALEQGRELDENLVMAQEGRRVVDRLYGYTLSPTLWRKLSNKKLSAGRVQSVGLRLTVERERLRLQFLQTTYYDAKAELLSEAHRGFEAKLTSYQGQSIAGSKDFDSNTGVYKEKTNTLLLQKEQIEAIVKELEGEDYRVEDIQRKPFVTRPSIPFTTSTLQQDAIKKLHISASDTMRIAQKLYENGFITYMRTDSPSLSQEGTHASRSLVESLYGKEYLSSSPRYFAAKSAGAQEAHEAIRPAGETFVHPSETHLLGKELALYELIWKRTLASQMAEAKKATTTVRIKAGAGEFTATGTEIVFPGFLRAYVEGSDDPEAALDDKESLLPELRVGQLCELKSLVSSEHQTKSPARFTEASLVQELEKRGIGRPSTYATIIKTLLDRRYVVKDGSALAPTFMGFAVCQFLETNFSQFVDYDFTSMMEDGLDKIASGELDKVAFLSSFYLGEKGLSKQNELQLSLDNKVASKTLSLPHIAEENPIMIGPYGPYVIDAQAQFISLPQEWLPGSVTDEDVKQLIAKGKEKAKPVILGNGPVSGAPVQVLTGRFGPYWQEGEGKEAKRASIPKWVQDAQKTEDLEIAKRYLSLPRVLGTDGEGHEVIAHKGKYGPFVACNSEIRNLRKNDSDQHLFSITLEQALELLKEEKTPAKGGGRKTQARTSKASVVKDLGTFENETVALATGRYGFYLKVGKENIALPNEFKKDEAKANSLTHEEAVEIIRTKRAKG